From the Mesorhizobium koreense genome, the window GAGACCCACAGGTCGCCAAAATTGCCGCCGCCATGGATGAAGATCGGCCCTTCGGGAACAGCTCGCTCAAGCGCGTCCGGCGACAGGTCGCGCATACGTGAGACATAGGCCGGCCGCTTGCCGCGACTTGCCAGATACGCCATCTCGCCGAGCCAGATGGCGGAATCGCCGCAATTGCGGATATCGGGGAAATCCAGGATGGCCAGGGGCTCGTCTTCCCGAACATGATCCTTCAGGCAGTCGTCGATCATGCCCTTCATCTTCGCAATCAGGGCCAAGCTCGGTTGGGATCGCATCGTCGTTCTCCGTCCGTCGAGATTAGCGCTCATGCCGCGGGAAATTGCCGGACCGCGGGCCGGACACTTGACAGGATCTTCGCCAATATCCTCTGCACCTCCGTCTCGGGACCTTCGGGGCGTCCCATTGCCAACCAAAGAAGAAGCGTCGTTCCGCAATAGAGAGCGGCGCCGGACCCGACGAGAACGGCGAGATGCAGCACGAGCGCCGGCCGATCAACCGCCGCGTTCATCAATGTCGAGACGAACGATACGCCGGCCGCCATTGCAGCAACGCTCACAAGCGTCCGGCCATTGGCGGCCAGTTGTTTGAACACGCCGACGCCGATGAAACGCTTCACGAGGATCATGTTGACGAAGGCGCTCAAGAGGCCGGTGAAAACGCGGCCGAAGATGACGCCGTGCATTCCGTATGTGATCAGTCCGACAAAGATGATCGGCACGCGGACGAGCAACATCTGTGTGTCGCGCAGGAACAGGATCCGTGTCTCGCCCTTGGCCATGCCGAGCGGCTGCACCAGCGAGCCGAGGGTCTGGAGCGCATAGACGGAAGCAAGCGACTGGATGATGAAGATCGCCGGCGCCCACTTTTCACCGAGTGTCAGGCGGACCAGCGGATCGGCGATCACGGCAACGCCGATACCCGCGGGAAGCGCGATCGCCGAAACCAGCGCCTGCACGCGCTGATAGGCAGCGGCCAAACGTTTTGGGTCGTTGCGTATGCTGGCGAAGCTTGGGTAGATCGTCTGGGTCAGCGGCGCGGTCGCCTCACGGGTCGGCATCCGCGCGAGATTGCTGCCGACCGTGTAAAAGCCGAGGCTCGCGCCGCCTAGCACCTTGCCGATGAGAAGATAGTCGAAGCGCCAGTTCAGCGTGTTAGTGATCTGGCTCGCCGCCAGCCACGCGGAGAAGGAAAAGAACTCTCGCACATGGCTGAACGTGATCCTCGGACGGAAGGGCAGGACCAGATAGGAGATGAAGACGCTCGTCGCCTGGCTGACCAACGCTCCGATCACGAGCGCCCAATAGGTCTGGTAGATAATCGCGATCAGTACCGCGGCGACGAAGCCGGTGAATTTCTGCGAGACGCTGAGGACGAATTCCTGCCAGAAGATCAGGTCCCGCTGGAGCATCACCAGCCGCGGGTTGGCCAGGCCGCTCAGGAACACGCTTGCGCCCAGCGCCAGCATCACACCGAATAATCTCGGATCTTCATAGAGGATCGACGCCGGATAGGCAGCGGCGGAAAACAGGAGGCAAAGGATCAGCCCACGCGTCGCGTTGAGTGTCCAGGCGGCGCTGAAATGGGATTCCTGCGGCGCCTCGTGGCGGATCAGAGCCTGGGTGAGCGACAGTTCAGTGACGGTGGTGACGATGAGCAGCATCGTGGTCGCAAGCGCCACTAGGCCGAAATCGGACGGCGTCAGATACCATGCCAGCACAAAGGTGCTGAGCGTCGCCAAAAGGTTGACGACGGCTCGGGACAGGCTGAGCCACATGCTGCCCTTGATCAGCCGTCCTGTGATGCTGCTCATAAACCGAACCTGAAAATGCCGTTGTTGCTTTCCGGCGAGCGGCCGAAGCCTATGCCGCGATGGCGGCCGAGTTTCGTGTGGCCGTTTCAAGGACACCGAGGAAGGCGGAGAATTGATGCTCGGGGTCCATCTGGACGCGCGCTGCATAGCGCAGCGCCGCGGCCGAAAGGCGATCATAGCGGCTTTCATCACGCCAAAGCCGCCGCAGTTCGGACACCCACTCCTCAATGGGGGCATCATAGTCGAGCACGACGCCGCCTTCGCCGATCGCTTCCGGCAACCCACCACGACGCGAGCCGATCACGGGAATGCCACTGCAATGGGCCTCCGAAGCAACGCGCCCCCAGGCCTCTTCCCATTTGCTGGGCGCAAGAAGGATCCGGGTGCGGCCGTAGACGGTCTTCATATCGTCGGTGCGCCCTTCGAAAACCACGTTGCCGAGATGCGACAGCGTCCGCTCGACTTCGATGCGACGCTCGCCGTCCAGTTTCCAGCTTTCCACGAAAAGGAACGGGATTTCGGGACAGCGCCTGGCGATCTCGACGGCCTTTTCAAAGCCCTTTTCGGTGTAGGGATTGATGAAGGTAACGTATTGCCTCGACGTCTTCGTTCGGTACTTCTCCGGGTCGATCGTGGGCGGGATGACGGTGGAGCGGATGCCAAACCGCGCCCGATAGGCACGCGCGGTGAATTCGGAATTGGCGATGAAATGCGCGCCCCTGAGTTCCGACGGATCGCCCGCCAGTTCATTAAATTCGACGTTCCTGAGATAGACGACCAGAGGCACGCCAGCGGCTTCCAGCGCTTTTCCCAGCGGGACGGATTTATGGCATTGGACGACGGCGACGTCGGGAGTAACGCGCGAAACCGCGAAGGGCACCGCCTCGCAAGGAAACCATGCGCGCACCACCGGATAGCCGGGGAAACGGTCCATCACGGCCCCTTGCCGCAAAAGCTTCAACTTGATGCGCGCGGCCATGCCGAAGACCCCGTCGCCGAAAAGCGCGGCGAGAACGGAGGCCTCATGCCCATGGCTTCGAAGTTGTTCTACGAGATGATGCGTACTCGATTGAACGCCGCCATGAAATTCAGGATAATACCCATTGCCGCCGGCAAACAGGATTCTCATCGTGCCGCTGCTCACTCTCCGCCCCCGGCCCAAGGGTAAAGAGGAAAAACGCCCGCAGGCGCCCGCGACCTCGAAAGGGGGCCGCGGATTGTTGCCATGAGGTATTGCACCGCACAATATGGCAGCCTCATGACGCCGCCCCGCAACGGGGATGCGGCTTGGGCATTCATGCATGCAGTTTGTGGAAAAAGCAGGGCTCGACGCGAATTTTCCGAGAGCCTCCGGGACGAGTGAAGTCATGGATAGACGTATCGGGAGAATGCTTTTCCGGCGAGGCAGGCCTTTGCGATGAGGCTTGGCAGGCTACTCGCTCCGCGCGGACAAAGAGAAGTCCGCCGACGCGTCTCGGTGCCGGCAGTCGATCGGGTCGTCTATGCGGTTGGAGACGTTCACGGCTGCCTCGACGAATTGCTGGAACTCGAAGCCATGATCGTCGCCGACAGCGCCGACCTGCCGGCAAGCAAGCTGATCGTCATGCTGGGCGACTATGTCGATCGCGGCCCCTCGTCGGCACAAGTGCTCGACCATCTGATGGCGCCGCCGCCTGTCGGCTTCGAGCGCATCTGCCTTGCCGGCAATCACGAGATCGCCATGCTCGACTATCTCGAGGAACGGATCAGCCGGCGGGAATGGCTAAGGATGGGCGCATCGCCCACCTTGACATCCTACGGACTGGACTATGAGCGGCTCAAGGCGATCTACAAGACCGACAGCGACATTGACGGCATGATCCGCGCCACGATACCGGCTTCGCAACGCAATTTCCTGCGTTCGCTGCCCCTCATGGCGACATTTGCGCGCTTCGTATTCGTTCATGCCGGCATCCGGCCGGAACGGGAACCGGACCGGCAGACCGACGAGGATCTCGTTATGATCCGGGCCGATTTTTACGAGCACGCCCATCTATTGAGGCATTACGTCGTCCATGGCCACACGCCGGTCGAGCAGGCGACACGCTACGGGCGACGCATCAATATCGACACCGGCGCCTA encodes:
- a CDS encoding metallophosphoesterase family protein, with product MPAVDRVVYAVGDVHGCLDELLELEAMIVADSADLPASKLIVMLGDYVDRGPSSAQVLDHLMAPPPVGFERICLAGNHEIAMLDYLEERISRREWLRMGASPTLTSYGLDYERLKAIYKTDSDIDGMIRATIPASQRNFLRSLPLMATFARFVFVHAGIRPEREPDRQTDEDLVMIRADFYEHAHLLRHYVVHGHTPVEQATRYGRRINIDTGAYFSGRLTALRIWRNRGRFIVTGAEASQIESAGSR
- a CDS encoding glycosyltransferase — its product is MRILFAGGNGYYPEFHGGVQSSTHHLVEQLRSHGHEASVLAALFGDGVFGMAARIKLKLLRQGAVMDRFPGYPVVRAWFPCEAVPFAVSRVTPDVAVVQCHKSVPLGKALEAAGVPLVVYLRNVEFNELAGDPSELRGAHFIANSEFTARAYRARFGIRSTVIPPTIDPEKYRTKTSRQYVTFINPYTEKGFEKAVEIARRCPEIPFLFVESWKLDGERRIEVERTLSHLGNVVFEGRTDDMKTVYGRTRILLAPSKWEEAWGRVASEAHCSGIPVIGSRRGGLPEAIGEGGVVLDYDAPIEEWVSELRRLWRDESRYDRLSAAALRYAARVQMDPEHQFSAFLGVLETATRNSAAIAA
- a CDS encoding lipopolysaccharide biosynthesis protein, whose protein sequence is MSSITGRLIKGSMWLSLSRAVVNLLATLSTFVLAWYLTPSDFGLVALATTMLLIVTTVTELSLTQALIRHEAPQESHFSAAWTLNATRGLILCLLFSAAAYPASILYEDPRLFGVMLALGASVFLSGLANPRLVMLQRDLIFWQEFVLSVSQKFTGFVAAVLIAIIYQTYWALVIGALVSQATSVFISYLVLPFRPRITFSHVREFFSFSAWLAASQITNTLNWRFDYLLIGKVLGGASLGFYTVGSNLARMPTREATAPLTQTIYPSFASIRNDPKRLAAAYQRVQALVSAIALPAGIGVAVIADPLVRLTLGEKWAPAIFIIQSLASVYALQTLGSLVQPLGMAKGETRILFLRDTQMLLVRVPIIFVGLITYGMHGVIFGRVFTGLLSAFVNMILVKRFIGVGVFKQLAANGRTLVSVAAMAAGVSFVSTLMNAAVDRPALVLHLAVLVGSGAALYCGTTLLLWLAMGRPEGPETEVQRILAKILSSVRPAVRQFPAA